In Promicromonospora sukumoe, the following proteins share a genomic window:
- a CDS encoding outer membrane protein assembly factor BamB family protein, with product MARHPDDDALVFDLVDDEGDPDALPGPSAEGDEAPAEAGEDRPPEDPVAAPGRGRWALLVAGVLATVLGTGLAVDGLHDAARVREMRDVRGGVVDVSAPLDEVWAWAGEVGSRRAFAEGQGNQVAALGPLLAFESDGGLLALRASTGEEEWTVPLGPGPDCGPTGYLGWSELETKVLVCLQGSGADREVFTVGPGGTPTAPRTLDPEDGRRYGYARPGPDGTVLRARRTGPEPPDQDGAQCPDEGECSGTVEAGRDLLVRAEDAVTGEVRWTAVVPFRAMAAEGCRAAPALPWDRSDDIVRSGERLDPEGFGARIEAGLVQLWGCGFRAGVAASGAVLGMDGVPGFAWVFGLDTGGYVAQTIAQRSDGTMDSTLYSPEGDVVTRIAGTLDRPRTTDEPRAATLLAADPFEGRLRSYTADGTQRWDVPVPDATAQFLAQVGETVVTTTWAGDVRGMDLVTGAPRWSWRAQSGLTDWSYESSYVSQAFTDGQSLLLLLRSGSGDQGLVSLDAATGELVWDGTSSHLLTQRPETMLLTVDGNLLEVSPTGVRRLG from the coding sequence ATGGCGCGTCATCCGGACGACGACGCACTCGTCTTCGACCTCGTGGACGACGAGGGGGACCCGGACGCGCTGCCCGGTCCCTCCGCCGAGGGCGACGAGGCGCCGGCCGAGGCGGGCGAGGACCGGCCTCCGGAAGACCCGGTAGCCGCCCCGGGCCGCGGGCGGTGGGCGCTCCTCGTCGCCGGGGTGCTGGCGACGGTGCTGGGAACGGGGCTCGCCGTCGACGGGCTGCACGACGCCGCCCGGGTCCGGGAGATGCGCGACGTGCGCGGCGGCGTCGTCGACGTGTCCGCGCCCCTCGACGAGGTCTGGGCGTGGGCCGGCGAGGTCGGCTCCCGCCGGGCGTTCGCCGAGGGGCAGGGCAACCAGGTCGCCGCCCTGGGCCCGCTGCTCGCGTTCGAGTCCGACGGCGGTCTGCTGGCCCTGCGCGCGAGCACCGGCGAGGAGGAGTGGACCGTCCCGCTCGGCCCTGGCCCGGACTGCGGGCCGACGGGCTACCTGGGGTGGTCGGAGCTGGAGACGAAGGTCCTGGTCTGCCTCCAGGGCTCCGGTGCCGACCGCGAGGTCTTCACCGTGGGGCCCGGTGGGACGCCCACCGCACCACGGACCCTCGACCCCGAGGACGGGCGGCGGTACGGGTACGCCCGGCCCGGCCCCGACGGCACGGTGCTGCGCGCCCGCCGGACCGGTCCTGAGCCCCCGGACCAGGACGGGGCCCAGTGCCCCGACGAGGGGGAGTGCAGCGGGACGGTCGAGGCGGGCCGTGACCTGCTGGTCCGCGCCGAGGACGCCGTCACGGGCGAGGTGCGCTGGACCGCAGTGGTCCCGTTCCGGGCGATGGCGGCCGAGGGCTGCCGGGCCGCGCCCGCCCTGCCCTGGGACCGGTCGGACGACATCGTGCGGTCCGGCGAGCGGCTCGACCCCGAGGGTTTCGGCGCACGGATCGAGGCCGGGCTCGTCCAGCTCTGGGGGTGCGGCTTCCGGGCCGGCGTCGCGGCGAGCGGCGCGGTGCTCGGGATGGACGGCGTGCCGGGGTTCGCCTGGGTGTTCGGCCTCGACACGGGCGGGTACGTCGCGCAGACGATCGCGCAGCGCTCCGACGGCACCATGGACAGCACCCTCTACTCGCCGGAGGGCGACGTCGTCACCCGGATCGCGGGGACCCTGGACCGCCCGCGCACCACGGACGAGCCCCGCGCGGCGACGCTCCTGGCGGCCGACCCGTTCGAGGGGCGGCTCCGGTCGTACACGGCGGACGGGACGCAGCGCTGGGACGTCCCGGTACCGGACGCCACGGCGCAGTTCCTCGCCCAGGTGGGCGAGACGGTGGTGACGACGACGTGGGCCGGGGACGTCCGGGGGATGGACCTCGTCACGGGTGCCCCCCGCTGGTCGTGGCGTGCGCAGAGCGGTCTCACCGACTGGTCGTACGAGAGCAGCTACGTGTCCCAGGCCTTCACCGACGGGCAGTCCCTGCTGCTGCTCCTGCGGAGCGGGAGCGGCGACCAGGGGCTCGTGTCGCTCGACGCGGCCACGGGCGAGCTGGTCTGGGACGGGACCTCGTCGCACCTGCTCACCCAGCGGCCGGAGACCATGCTGCTCACGGTGGACGGGAACCTGCTGGAGGTCTCGCCGACCGGCGTGCGCCGGCTGGGCTGA
- a CDS encoding deoxyribonuclease IV, which translates to MVRIGAHVDLADAIGAAKTLDADAVQVFLSDPQAWKVPDLPYEGGAEALKAAAAAADVDLYVHAPYVINVASTNNRIRIPSRKLLQQIMDGAGAIGAKGVVVHGGHVTANDEPAKGFDNWRKAIDALQTDVPVLIENTAGGDYSMARRLERIEQLWAAVSKADGADAVGFTLDTCHAWAGGLDLATVADQIRAITGRIDLVHANDSRDEAGSGADRHTNFGQGLIPEDQLVGVIAAAGAPVICETKGEMAPDIAWLRERLG; encoded by the coding sequence ATGGTGAGAATCGGCGCGCACGTGGACCTGGCCGACGCGATCGGCGCGGCGAAGACGCTCGACGCGGACGCGGTGCAGGTGTTCCTCAGCGACCCCCAGGCGTGGAAGGTCCCGGACCTGCCCTACGAGGGCGGCGCGGAGGCGCTCAAGGCCGCCGCCGCGGCGGCCGACGTCGACCTGTACGTGCACGCGCCGTACGTGATCAACGTGGCGTCCACCAACAACCGCATCCGCATCCCGAGCCGCAAGCTGCTGCAGCAGATCATGGACGGCGCCGGCGCGATCGGGGCCAAGGGTGTCGTGGTGCACGGCGGCCACGTCACCGCGAACGACGAGCCTGCCAAGGGCTTCGACAACTGGCGCAAGGCGATCGACGCCCTGCAGACCGACGTCCCGGTGCTCATCGAGAACACCGCGGGCGGCGACTACTCGATGGCCCGGCGCCTGGAGCGCATCGAGCAGCTCTGGGCGGCCGTGAGCAAGGCGGACGGCGCCGACGCCGTCGGCTTCACGCTCGACACCTGCCACGCCTGGGCCGGCGGCCTCGACCTCGCGACGGTGGCCGACCAGATCCGCGCGATCACGGGCCGCATCGACCTGGTGCACGCCAACGACTCGCGCGACGAGGCCGGGTCGGGCGCCGACCGGCACACCAACTTCGGCCAGGGGCTGATCCCGGAGGACCAGCTCGTCGGCGTGATCGCCGCCGCGGGCGCCCCCGTCATCTGCGAGACCAAGGGCGAGATGGCGCCGGACATCGCCTGGCTGCGGGAGCGCCTGGGCTGA
- a CDS encoding NAD-dependent epimerase/dehydratase family protein: MATKQRVVVTGASGKLGRFVVEHLVDSGYDVVSTDRVAPAPGSPGRFTVADLSDLGQVVELLSGVDEGRAADAVVHLSAIPAPGLATNAATFRNNVPSTYNVLRAAQVVGIRNVVTASSETVLGLPFDVPPPYVPVDEEYDVLPQSTYSLGKALEEETARHFTRWDPALKVAALRFSNVMRPEDYANFPSWQDDTAARRWNLWGYIDGRDGAQAVRRALEADFTGFEAFVIANEDTVMVRDSADLVAEQFPDVPVRRPLQGRETLLSIDKARRVLGYAPEHHWQDEV; the protein is encoded by the coding sequence ATGGCGACGAAGCAGCGGGTAGTGGTCACGGGCGCGAGCGGCAAGCTCGGCCGGTTCGTGGTGGAGCACCTGGTGGACTCCGGGTACGACGTGGTCTCGACCGACCGGGTGGCACCCGCGCCGGGCAGCCCGGGCCGTTTCACGGTCGCGGACCTGTCCGACCTGGGCCAGGTCGTCGAGCTGCTGTCCGGGGTGGACGAGGGACGGGCGGCCGACGCCGTCGTGCACCTGTCCGCGATCCCCGCCCCCGGCCTGGCGACCAACGCCGCGACGTTCCGCAACAACGTGCCCAGCACCTACAACGTGCTGCGGGCCGCCCAGGTGGTGGGCATCCGGAACGTGGTCACGGCGTCGTCCGAGACGGTGCTCGGCCTGCCGTTCGACGTGCCGCCGCCGTACGTCCCGGTGGACGAGGAGTACGACGTGCTGCCGCAGTCCACCTACTCCCTCGGCAAGGCGCTCGAGGAGGAGACGGCCCGGCACTTCACGCGCTGGGACCCGGCGCTCAAGGTGGCGGCGCTGAGATTTTCCAACGTCATGCGCCCGGAGGACTACGCGAACTTCCCCTCCTGGCAGGACGACACCGCGGCCCGGCGCTGGAACCTGTGGGGCTACATCGACGGCCGCGACGGGGCGCAGGCGGTGCGCCGCGCGCTGGAGGCTGACTTCACGGGTTTCGAGGCGTTCGTCATCGCGAACGAGGACACCGTGATGGTGCGGGACTCTGCCGACCTGGTGGCCGAGCAGTTCCCGGACGTGCCGGTCCGCCGTCCCCTGCAGGGCCGCGAGACGCTCCTGAGCATCGACAAGGCCCGCCGGGTGCTCGGCTACGCGCCGGAGCACCACTGGCAGGACGAGGTCTGA
- a CDS encoding TetR/AcrR family transcriptional regulator, with the protein MIATVRGSMSDRLLEAANELFYAHGLRAVSVDKVIERAGTTKVTFYRHFQSKDDLVVAYLELRAAQERDGVDAAIAHGAGDVDATLRLMADHTGAMACAPDFRGCPFINAAAEYPDPDSPVRKVVDEHRAWWVSALERLVAPLGLAQPGAVAEDLMLLRDGVMVAGYLGDPSRVGASFLRSCRAVVGGAARASRATRAARA; encoded by the coding sequence ATGATCGCGACCGTGCGCGGATCAATGTCGGACCGCCTGCTCGAGGCGGCGAACGAGCTGTTCTACGCGCACGGCCTGCGGGCGGTGAGCGTGGACAAGGTCATCGAGCGCGCCGGCACCACGAAGGTGACGTTCTACCGCCACTTCCAGAGCAAGGACGACCTCGTCGTCGCCTACCTGGAGCTCCGTGCGGCGCAGGAGCGCGACGGCGTCGACGCCGCCATCGCCCACGGGGCCGGCGACGTGGACGCCACGCTGCGCCTGATGGCCGACCACACCGGGGCCATGGCCTGCGCCCCCGACTTCCGCGGGTGCCCGTTCATCAACGCGGCGGCCGAGTACCCCGACCCGGACAGCCCCGTCCGCAAGGTCGTCGACGAGCACCGCGCCTGGTGGGTGAGCGCGCTCGAGCGGCTCGTCGCCCCGCTCGGGCTGGCGCAGCCGGGCGCGGTCGCGGAGGACCTGATGCTGCTGCGCGACGGCGTCATGGTCGCCGGCTACCTCGGCGACCCGTCCCGGGTCGGCGCCTCGTTCCTGCGGAGCTGCCGGGCCGTGGTCGGCGGCGCGGCCCGGGCCTCCCGGGCTACTAGGGCCGCCCGGGCCTAG